From a single Alloactinosynnema sp. L-07 genomic region:
- a CDS encoding PaaX family transcriptional regulator C-terminal domain-containing protein, producing the protein MFEPAPQDLVLTILGAHVGPRSGATVWSGGLVALLAEFGFTEGAARVALTRLVRRDLLERAKDGRMVHYKLTPRAATVLAEGDRRIFGLGRDNGSAVQWTVLWHTIPEDQRVARARLVRRLRFLGFGPVQDGTWLAPRDRTAEVAALLDQLGVSTHAGVLLGAPAQVPDFAGFVPRVWDLDALAARYESFLADFAETDAEDARTAFALRVRLVHTFRQFAMLDPELPADLVPPPPHRAAAVSLFHRAYPALAPQAQRHFDGVMSRE; encoded by the coding sequence GTGTTCGAACCCGCCCCGCAGGACCTCGTCCTGACCATTCTGGGAGCCCATGTCGGCCCCCGCTCGGGGGCGACCGTGTGGTCCGGCGGGCTGGTCGCGCTGCTGGCCGAGTTCGGGTTCACCGAAGGCGCCGCCCGCGTCGCACTGACCCGGCTCGTCCGCCGTGACCTGCTGGAACGCGCCAAAGACGGCCGGATGGTGCACTACAAGCTGACCCCGCGCGCCGCGACCGTGCTGGCCGAGGGTGACCGCCGGATCTTCGGCCTTGGCCGCGACAACGGCTCGGCCGTCCAGTGGACCGTCCTGTGGCACACGATCCCCGAGGACCAGCGGGTCGCCCGCGCCCGACTGGTGCGCAGGCTGCGGTTCCTGGGTTTCGGGCCGGTGCAGGACGGCACGTGGCTGGCCCCGCGCGATCGGACCGCCGAGGTCGCCGCCCTGCTCGACCAACTCGGGGTCAGCACGCACGCCGGGGTGCTGCTCGGCGCGCCCGCGCAGGTGCCCGACTTCGCCGGGTTCGTCCCCCGGGTCTGGGACCTCGACGCGCTCGCCGCCCGCTACGAGTCGTTCCTCGCCGACTTCGCCGAGACCGACGCCGAGGACGCGCGGACGGCCTTCGCGCTGCGGGTGCGTCTCGTGCACACCTTTCGCCAGTTCGCCATGCTCGACCCGGAGCTGCCCGCCGACCTTGTCCCACCACCGCCGCACCGGGCGGCGGCCGTGTCGCTGTTCCACCGTGCCTACCCGGCGCTCGCGCCGCAGGCCCAACGCCATTTCGACGGAGTGATGTCTCGTGAGTAG
- a CDS encoding LLM class flavin-dependent oxidoreductase produces the protein MVKVGIGLPNTVPGCDGATLVEWARRADGGPFSTLAVLDRVRYDSIDPFAALSAAAAVTTRIGLATMIAIGPLRGAAMLAKQAVSVDALSNGRFTLGLAVGARVDDYAAAGVEHKTRGATLSRQLAYLRGEFESAEIGPAIPFGAKGIELLVGGTSGAALARMARYGDGYAHGGGPPRAFGSAATKARAAWRDLGRPGEPALWGQGYIALGDPERGRDYLRDYYAFTGPFAEKIAAGALTSAREIKDFIRGYADEGCDELILFPAVADLDELDRLAEALS, from the coding sequence ATGGTGAAGGTCGGTATCGGACTGCCCAACACGGTTCCCGGATGCGATGGCGCGACGCTCGTGGAGTGGGCACGCCGGGCCGACGGCGGGCCGTTCTCCACGCTCGCGGTCCTCGACCGCGTGCGCTACGACAGCATCGACCCGTTCGCCGCGCTGTCGGCCGCCGCGGCGGTCACCACGCGGATCGGTCTGGCCACGATGATCGCCATCGGCCCGCTGCGCGGCGCGGCGATGCTGGCCAAGCAGGCGGTGTCGGTCGACGCGCTGTCCAATGGCCGGTTCACCCTGGGCCTGGCGGTCGGCGCCCGGGTCGACGACTACGCCGCCGCGGGCGTCGAGCACAAGACCCGGGGCGCGACGCTGTCCAGGCAGCTGGCCTACCTGCGCGGCGAGTTCGAGTCGGCCGAGATCGGCCCGGCGATCCCGTTCGGCGCCAAGGGAATCGAGCTGCTCGTCGGCGGCACCAGCGGCGCCGCCCTGGCCCGCATGGCCCGCTACGGCGACGGCTACGCCCACGGCGGCGGCCCGCCGCGCGCCTTCGGCTCGGCCGCCACCAAGGCCCGCGCCGCGTGGCGCGACCTCGGCAGGCCGGGCGAACCCGCGCTGTGGGGCCAGGGCTACATCGCCTTGGGCGACCCCGAACGCGGCCGTGACTATCTGCGCGACTACTACGCGTTCACCGGCCCGTTCGCCGAGAAGATCGCCGCGGGCGCGCTGACCAGCGCGCGTGAGATCAAGGACTTCATCCGCGGCTACGCCGACGAGGGCTGCGACGAGCTGATCCTGTTCCCGGCCGTCGCTGATCTGGATGAGCTCGACCGCCTCGCCGAGGCCCTGTCATGA
- a CDS encoding FAD-dependent monooxygenase codes for MRVTVVGAGPAGLYLAILLRKAGHDVTVLERNAPDATFGWGVVFSEETLGALRDADAATHLEITDSFARWSTVDIRYQGKLLRSRGHSFSAIARKHLLAILQRRAHELGADLRFGVEIEDLDFPDADLIVAADGANSRVRNRDAKRFRANVAPQGCKYVWFGTDLVLDSFTFSFKETEFGLFQAHAYPFDEHTSTWIVECAEPVWRRAGLDTMTEAESIAFCEKLFADDLAGHRLMSNRSLWLDFPLVRCASWHHGNIVLLGDSAHTAHFSIGSGTKLAMEDAIGLTTALARHTDLGAALTEYELDRQPMVERFQQAAGESAAYFGRTATYTGFAPIQFAFNLLTRSGRVSHTNLAQRDPDLIRVLDAWFAHGADQVPGAVAPPPLFAPLRVGGTRLPNRLAVEDTDPVRAARTGAGLVLAGPVAVTPEGRAHAATPVMDSPGDWAAIADKVHDNGTLLGLRLGHAGARGATRAPADGLDIPLPAAESWPIIAASAVPYAPFAQTPKAMDAADLDRVRQAFTDAAGHAAKAGIDVLELDLADGHLLAGFLSPLTNRRDDEWTGWAYPLSVIDAVRAVWPRLLSVRLTVTDWTPRGLTLADGIQLASAVHSHGADLIHVRAGQTTAEARPEFRRGYLTALSDQVRNQTSVPTMVGGYLTTPDEVNTIVAAGRADLCVLSPAPSAVEAVVLS; via the coding sequence ATGAGGGTGACCGTCGTCGGCGCCGGACCGGCCGGGCTCTACCTGGCGATCCTGCTGCGCAAGGCGGGCCACGACGTGACCGTCCTTGAGCGCAACGCACCGGACGCGACGTTCGGCTGGGGCGTGGTGTTCTCCGAGGAGACCCTTGGCGCCCTGCGCGACGCCGACGCGGCCACCCACCTGGAGATCACCGACTCGTTCGCCCGGTGGTCCACAGTGGACATCCGCTACCAGGGCAAGCTGCTGCGGTCCCGCGGCCACTCGTTCTCCGCGATCGCCCGCAAACACCTGCTCGCCATCCTCCAGCGCCGCGCCCACGAACTGGGCGCCGACCTGCGCTTCGGCGTCGAGATCGAAGACCTCGACTTCCCCGACGCCGACCTGATCGTGGCCGCCGACGGCGCCAACAGCCGGGTCCGCAACCGCGACGCCAAGCGATTCCGCGCGAACGTCGCGCCGCAGGGCTGCAAATACGTGTGGTTCGGCACCGACCTGGTGCTCGACTCGTTCACCTTCTCCTTCAAGGAGACCGAGTTCGGCCTGTTCCAGGCGCACGCGTACCCGTTCGACGAGCACACGAGCACATGGATCGTGGAGTGCGCCGAACCAGTGTGGCGGCGCGCTGGCCTGGACACGATGACCGAGGCGGAGAGCATCGCGTTCTGCGAGAAGCTGTTCGCCGACGACCTCGCGGGCCACCGGCTGATGTCGAACCGGTCGCTGTGGCTGGACTTCCCGCTGGTCCGCTGCGCGAGCTGGCACCACGGCAACATCGTCCTCCTCGGCGACTCCGCGCACACCGCGCACTTCTCCATCGGCTCGGGCACCAAGCTCGCCATGGAGGACGCCATCGGCCTGACCACCGCGCTGGCCCGGCACACCGACCTCGGCGCGGCGCTCACCGAGTACGAACTGGACCGTCAGCCCATGGTCGAGCGGTTCCAGCAAGCGGCGGGCGAGAGCGCGGCCTACTTCGGCCGGACCGCCACCTACACCGGGTTCGCCCCGATCCAGTTCGCCTTCAACCTGCTCACCCGCAGTGGCCGGGTGTCGCACACCAACCTGGCCCAGCGCGACCCGGACCTGATCCGGGTGCTCGACGCGTGGTTCGCCCACGGCGCCGACCAGGTGCCCGGCGCGGTCGCCCCGCCACCGCTGTTCGCGCCGCTACGCGTCGGCGGGACCCGGCTGCCGAACCGGCTGGCCGTCGAGGACACCGACCCGGTCCGGGCCGCCCGCACGGGCGCCGGGCTCGTGCTCGCCGGGCCGGTCGCGGTCACCCCTGAGGGCCGCGCACACGCCGCCACCCCGGTCATGGACTCCCCCGGCGACTGGGCCGCCATCGCGGACAAGGTCCACGACAACGGCACCCTGCTGGGGCTGCGCCTGGGCCACGCGGGCGCCCGCGGCGCCACCCGCGCGCCCGCCGACGGCCTCGACATCCCGCTGCCCGCCGCCGAGTCCTGGCCGATCATCGCGGCCTCTGCCGTCCCGTACGCGCCGTTCGCCCAGACCCCCAAGGCCATGGACGCCGCCGACCTCGACCGGGTGCGCCAGGCGTTCACCGACGCCGCCGGGCACGCCGCGAAGGCCGGGATCGACGTCCTCGAACTCGACCTCGCCGACGGGCACCTGCTCGCCGGGTTCCTGTCCCCGCTGACCAACCGCCGCGACGACGAGTGGACCGGCTGGGCCTATCCGCTGTCGGTGATCGACGCCGTGCGGGCGGTCTGGCCGCGATTGCTGTCGGTGCGGCTGACCGTCACCGACTGGACCCCGCGCGGGCTGACCCTGGCCGACGGCATCCAACTCGCCTCGGCCGTGCACAGCCACGGTGCCGACCTGATCCACGTCCGCGCGGGCCAGACCACCGCCGAGGCCCGGCCGGAGTTCCGCCGTGGCTACCTGACCGCGCTGTCCGACCAGGTACGCAACCAGACGAGCGTGCCGACCATGGTCGGCGGCTACCTCACCACACCCGACGAGGTGAACACGATCGTCGCCGCGGGCCGGGCCGACCTGTGCGTGCTCAGCCCCGCGCCGTCGGCGGTGGAGGCGGTGGTGCTGTCGTGA
- a CDS encoding creatininase family protein — MTRFADLTSPAVAEVRADDRIPVLLLPVGAIEPHGPHAPLSTDPIISAGMCDRAAARLADDPEVRVLILPPLPYGVTRYGAAFPGAVGVSEDTLHAIVVDVCLSLAQQGFPRVVIVNNHFEPEHVSTLLRAVATLDSPSVRYLNLLRRHTAARLTDEFRSGSCHAGRYETSLVLADHPDLVDTAAMRDLPPLIVDMPAAMRDGRTDFPTMGMDQAYCGSPAEATAAEGLSTFDTLTELLIDVIRDLAKQD, encoded by the coding sequence GTGACCCGGTTCGCCGACCTGACCTCGCCCGCCGTCGCCGAAGTCCGCGCCGACGACCGGATCCCGGTGTTGCTCCTGCCGGTCGGGGCGATCGAGCCGCATGGCCCGCACGCTCCCCTGTCGACCGACCCGATCATCTCCGCGGGCATGTGCGACCGCGCCGCCGCTCGACTGGCCGACGACCCCGAGGTGCGGGTGCTGATCCTGCCGCCGCTGCCCTACGGCGTCACCCGCTACGGCGCGGCGTTCCCCGGCGCGGTCGGCGTCAGCGAGGACACTCTGCACGCGATCGTGGTCGATGTCTGTCTTTCCCTTGCCCAGCAAGGGTTCCCGCGCGTCGTCATCGTCAACAACCATTTCGAGCCGGAGCACGTCTCAACCCTGCTCCGGGCGGTGGCGACGCTCGACAGTCCCAGCGTCCGCTACCTCAACCTGCTGCGGCGGCACACCGCCGCCCGGCTGACCGACGAGTTCCGGTCCGGCTCGTGCCACGCGGGCCGGTACGAGACCTCGCTGGTGCTGGCCGACCACCCCGACCTGGTCGACACCGCGGCGATGCGCGATCTGCCGCCGCTGATCGTCGACATGCCCGCCGCCATGCGCGACGGGCGGACCGATTTCCCAACGATGGGCATGGACCAGGCGTACTGCGGCTCGCCCGCCGAGGCCACCGCCGCCGAGGGACTGTCCACTTTTGACACGCTGACCGAGCTGCTGATCGACGTCATCCGGGATCTGGCGAAGCAGGACTGA